A stretch of Corallococcus macrosporus DNA encodes these proteins:
- a CDS encoding GlsB/YeaQ/YmgE family stress response membrane protein, with the protein MALEAILLWAVIGLIAGWLASAVVGGGYGLIGDIVVGVVGAFLGGFILRALGTGAPFGGLAGTIFVAFIGAVVLLLILRVIHSSTVRRV; encoded by the coding sequence ATGGCGCTGGAGGCAATCCTGTTGTGGGCGGTGATCGGCCTCATCGCTGGTTGGCTCGCGTCCGCGGTGGTTGGCGGTGGCTACGGCCTCATCGGAGACATCGTCGTGGGCGTGGTGGGCGCGTTCCTGGGAGGCTTCATCCTTCGGGCGCTCGGCACGGGGGCTCCGTTCGGCGGCCTCGCGGGCACCATCTTCGTGGCGTTCATCGGAGCGGTGGTCTTGCTCCTCATCCTCCGGGTCATCCATTCGAGCACGGTCCGAAGGGTCTGA
- a CDS encoding group I truncated hemoglobin, whose amino-acid sequence MASVYERIGGEPAMAAAVEVFYRKVLGDDRINHFFEDVDMERQAAKQKAFLTMVCGGPSNYSGKDMRAGHKHLVARGLNAMHFDAVVGHLKETLEELGVPAELVGQVMAVAEGARADVLNR is encoded by the coding sequence ATGGCGAGCGTGTACGAGCGGATTGGCGGGGAGCCGGCGATGGCGGCGGCGGTGGAGGTCTTCTACCGGAAGGTGCTGGGCGACGACCGCATCAACCACTTCTTCGAGGACGTGGACATGGAGCGCCAGGCCGCGAAGCAGAAGGCGTTCCTGACGATGGTGTGCGGGGGGCCGTCGAACTACTCGGGCAAGGACATGCGCGCGGGTCACAAGCACCTGGTGGCGCGCGGGCTGAACGCGATGCACTTCGACGCGGTGGTGGGGCACCTGAAGGAGACGCTGGAGGAGCTGGGCGTGCCGGCGGAGCTGGTGGGCCAGGTGATGGCGGTCGCGGAAGGGGCGCGCGCGGACGTGTTGAACCGCTGA
- a CDS encoding ABC transporter substrate-binding protein — protein MNRSLISLGLLVGMTGVGCAGLDEAEAVESSVSTDATSEVAQGVTTQVTGTSVVTFVATSGNETKPYDQSFTSVVAYTRDSTTGAFTAYPGTGAADGSISVPNVPSGRIYLKLGSRYLVSTSRTFDLGSTEWGRDGTFVSSFTPVTVSATGLSPWQPGDYLEVYSLNPGAFGYVNTGVTGFPQAGATSLSGLTFNYANMANPVRIDSSLGDVFSLAQMRLQTSANGVSYRAMHKVLDTSLTLVEGQPATFSGTFTQPTATGTFSVDWRRSAFEALRTQVNPDAVSTYSEIWMSARPAALSSAGASISGQPLLVKLNPDTQRTDLVTGSMTYNNPLPATWQKVALAAAGFTKSYALGSATPYTMSVDIRVDQEASAFTAAPVQPLIGPVQAPLVNTRGAFQNLTGVGTDASLRWSKPLVGTATNYVVNIYRLGTSNGSTTVTRVTSLHTDLQSVYLPPGVLQAGQTYFAEIQSWYQPGSDLATSPFKRALPRARASVLTGTFSP, from the coding sequence ATGAACAGGTCATTGATTTCCCTCGGGCTTCTGGTCGGCATGACGGGGGTCGGCTGCGCGGGTCTCGACGAGGCCGAGGCCGTGGAGTCCTCCGTGTCGACGGACGCGACCTCCGAGGTTGCCCAGGGGGTGACCACCCAGGTCACCGGCACCAGCGTGGTCACCTTCGTCGCCACGTCGGGCAACGAGACAAAGCCATACGACCAGTCCTTCACGTCGGTGGTGGCCTACACGCGGGATTCGACGACCGGGGCGTTCACGGCCTATCCGGGCACGGGCGCCGCGGACGGCAGCATCTCCGTGCCGAACGTCCCCTCCGGCCGCATCTACCTGAAGCTGGGCTCGCGCTACCTGGTGAGCACCAGCCGCACGTTCGACCTGGGCTCCACGGAGTGGGGCCGCGATGGCACCTTCGTCTCGTCGTTCACCCCCGTGACGGTGTCCGCCACCGGCCTGTCTCCCTGGCAGCCGGGGGACTACCTGGAAGTGTATTCGTTGAACCCGGGCGCGTTCGGCTACGTCAACACCGGCGTCACGGGGTTCCCCCAGGCGGGCGCCACGTCGCTCTCCGGGCTGACCTTCAATTACGCCAACATGGCGAACCCGGTGCGGATCGACAGCAGCCTCGGGGACGTGTTCTCGCTGGCGCAGATGCGGTTGCAGACGAGCGCGAATGGCGTGTCCTACCGCGCGATGCACAAGGTGCTCGACACGAGCTTGACGCTGGTGGAGGGACAGCCCGCCACCTTCAGCGGGACCTTCACCCAGCCCACCGCGACCGGCACGTTCTCGGTGGACTGGAGACGGTCGGCCTTCGAAGCCCTTCGCACCCAGGTGAACCCGGACGCGGTCAGCACGTACAGCGAGATCTGGATGTCCGCCCGGCCGGCCGCGCTGAGCTCGGCGGGCGCGTCCATCAGCGGTCAGCCCCTGCTGGTGAAGCTCAATCCTGACACGCAGCGGACCGACCTCGTCACGGGGAGCATGACGTACAACAACCCGCTCCCGGCGACGTGGCAGAAGGTGGCGCTCGCCGCCGCGGGCTTCACGAAGAGCTACGCGCTGGGAAGCGCGACGCCCTACACCATGAGCGTGGACATCCGCGTGGACCAGGAGGCGAGCGCGTTCACCGCCGCGCCCGTGCAGCCGCTCATCGGGCCGGTGCAGGCGCCCCTGGTGAACACGCGCGGCGCGTTCCAGAACCTCACGGGCGTGGGGACTGACGCCTCGCTGCGCTGGTCGAAGCCGCTGGTGGGCACGGCCACGAACTACGTGGTGAACATCTACCGGCTGGGCACGAGCAACGGCTCCACCACCGTGACGCGCGTGACGTCACTGCACACGGACCTCCAGAGCGTGTACCTGCCCCCGGGCGTGCTGCAGGCGGGCCAGACGTACTTCGCGGAAATCCAGAGCTGGTACCAGCCCGGCTCGGACCTCGCCACGAGCCCGTTCAAGCGCGCGCTGCCCCGGGCCCGCGCCAGCGTGCTCACCGGCACGTTCAGCCCGTAG
- a CDS encoding carbohydrate binding domain-containing protein has protein sequence MKRQSQLALFAVFAVILIHTRPAQAQIAAAHVYHNHMPNFWAYYDLTQYNATPVGGPIRYAYDGQVIQIKQSPPANYTYFLPSGAPMPHDDLVTYYSHHAKVGAYQFWPPDVAADMKANASTGQIHVTMSGAVVNNVNDLVTRKNVSGYDNANWGATWRDRYANLRTPAGNRSLDLIHFTGHHSMGPLVGPDYFLKDLIYQSATLSQSYFLGSGFTASKGFFPTELGFSERLIPTLAKLGVKWAVIGDNHFSRTLKDYPFLNDPGSDTLVSPPNRADLQNTSTVGAWVSESMAHEQQVIRNKYPFASTPHWVRYVDPATGAESRVVGIPVNQNGSWLEGWEGQATVDVVGLRNFEGLTPQKQFFVLAHDGDNSGGRAGSLDTWLNGRSVTCTGGVQCLGIDEYLVNNTPAASDVVHVQDGSWVDTRDSSSDPQWHHWRLPFGIWKGQFPAFNSATGLNLAPKTNLSGIQEGMTVSLEHGWHYLERNFALLQAAMNYAKTAEQVWLDAHPNYWKPTTALDSQVTHAGNQLNPWMLSFPVKGDAANDWAGGANPAELAWYFLLPAMDSGFGYYDENVDDNVKPTLSFNQSLYFSKPYVQDRLAQDRTGPSVWWPQRWPYNPGSANTDKSEGWTLHHFDNNFALYTYAFDVSGITSIKARVRVHASKSIDPLDNTPRVHDPAALKAAGVPNIDPARVGAWVDYPLQRRELRPVMNGVAWQPAHLPVMQKVAAQEIGDLYYAYLSAYRDQVLDYYIEATDSRGNVTRSEIQSVYVGAGRYRLEGGKYIEDLNGTVTGTYPFLRVDTTAPSVPTGLAATRTDRSVTLGWTASTDNVGVTGYLVFRNGTQVGTPATTSYTDSGLTAGTAYSYTVRARDAAGNTSAASSALSVTTLPPDTTAPSAPSGLSASGVTSSSVVLGWTAATDNYGVSDYLVFRNGTQVAAPTATTYTDTGLSSSTAYSYTVKARDAAGNTSVASAALSVTTGLGYTTTVYYKKGFTTPYLHYRPAGGTWTTAPGVLMPDAEVAGYAKYTVNLGSVQQLEAVFNNGSGTWDNNNGSNYLFPAGTSTFNAGVITAGGPVNDTTAPTVPSGLTSPSKSATTVSLSWTVSTDNVGVTGYLVFRNGTQVGTPTATTYTDSGLSSNTAYSYTVKARDAAGNTSAASTALSVTTSTGNTATVYYKKGYATPYLHYRPAGGTWTTSPGVAMATAEVAGYAKYTVSLGSATQLEAVFNNGSGTWDNNGGLNYFFPAGTSTFNAGSITSGAPSLDTTAPSVPTGLAAPSKTATTVSLTWTASTDASGIAGYDVYRNGSLVGSPTTAGYTDTGLTVGTAYSYTVRARDTAGNASALSSALSVTTSTSGATVTFNVTASTVMGQSVYVVGSVAALGSWSPASAILLSADNYPTWGAAVGLPGSTAIEYKFIKKDAANNVTWESGANRTLTTPATGSTTVNDTWR, from the coding sequence ATGAAAAGACAGTCGCAGCTGGCCTTGTTCGCGGTGTTCGCTGTCATCCTGATACACACGCGTCCGGCCCAGGCGCAGATTGCCGCCGCGCACGTGTATCACAATCACATGCCCAACTTCTGGGCGTACTACGACCTGACCCAATACAACGCGACGCCGGTGGGCGGCCCGATCCGCTACGCGTATGACGGGCAGGTCATCCAGATAAAGCAGTCACCGCCGGCCAATTACACCTACTTCCTGCCGTCGGGCGCGCCCATGCCGCACGACGACCTGGTGACGTACTACTCGCACCACGCGAAGGTGGGCGCGTATCAGTTCTGGCCGCCGGACGTCGCCGCGGACATGAAGGCCAATGCCTCCACGGGACAGATTCACGTCACCATGTCCGGCGCGGTGGTGAACAACGTCAACGACCTGGTCACCCGCAAGAACGTGTCCGGCTACGACAATGCCAACTGGGGCGCGACCTGGAGGGACCGCTACGCCAACCTGCGCACGCCCGCGGGCAACCGCTCGCTGGACCTCATCCACTTCACGGGCCACCACTCCATGGGCCCGCTGGTGGGGCCGGACTACTTCCTCAAGGACCTCATCTACCAGAGCGCCACGCTGTCCCAGTCGTACTTCCTGGGCAGCGGCTTCACGGCCTCCAAGGGCTTCTTCCCCACGGAGCTGGGCTTCTCCGAGCGGCTCATCCCCACGCTGGCGAAGCTGGGCGTGAAGTGGGCCGTCATCGGTGACAACCACTTCTCCCGCACGCTGAAGGACTACCCGTTCCTCAACGACCCGGGCTCCGACACGCTGGTGTCCCCGCCCAACCGCGCGGACCTCCAGAACACCAGCACCGTGGGCGCCTGGGTGAGCGAGTCCATGGCGCACGAGCAGCAGGTCATCCGCAACAAGTACCCCTTCGCCTCCACGCCGCACTGGGTGCGCTACGTGGACCCCGCCACGGGCGCCGAGTCGCGCGTCGTGGGCATCCCCGTCAACCAGAACGGCTCCTGGCTGGAGGGCTGGGAGGGCCAGGCCACGGTGGACGTGGTGGGCCTGCGCAACTTCGAGGGGCTGACGCCCCAGAAGCAGTTCTTCGTGCTCGCGCATGACGGCGACAACTCGGGCGGACGGGCGGGTTCGCTCGACACGTGGCTCAACGGCCGCTCCGTCACCTGCACCGGCGGCGTGCAGTGCCTGGGCATCGACGAGTACCTGGTCAACAACACGCCGGCCGCCTCGGACGTGGTGCACGTGCAGGACGGCTCGTGGGTGGACACGCGCGACTCCTCGTCGGACCCGCAGTGGCACCACTGGCGGCTGCCCTTCGGCATCTGGAAGGGACAGTTCCCGGCGTTCAACTCCGCCACCGGCCTCAACCTGGCGCCCAAGACGAACCTGAGCGGCATCCAGGAAGGCATGACGGTGTCGCTGGAGCACGGCTGGCACTACCTGGAGCGCAACTTCGCGCTGCTCCAGGCCGCGATGAACTACGCGAAGACGGCCGAGCAGGTCTGGCTGGATGCGCACCCCAACTACTGGAAGCCCACCACGGCGCTGGATTCGCAGGTCACGCACGCGGGCAACCAGCTCAACCCGTGGATGCTGTCCTTCCCGGTGAAGGGCGACGCGGCGAACGACTGGGCGGGCGGCGCGAACCCCGCGGAGCTGGCCTGGTACTTCCTCCTGCCCGCCATGGACTCCGGCTTCGGCTACTACGACGAGAACGTGGACGACAACGTGAAGCCCACGCTGTCCTTCAACCAGTCGCTCTACTTCTCCAAGCCGTACGTGCAGGACCGGCTGGCGCAGGACCGCACGGGCCCGTCCGTCTGGTGGCCGCAGCGCTGGCCGTACAACCCGGGCAGCGCCAACACGGACAAGTCCGAGGGGTGGACGCTGCACCACTTCGACAACAACTTCGCGCTGTATACCTACGCCTTCGACGTCAGCGGCATCACCAGCATCAAGGCGCGCGTGCGCGTGCACGCCTCGAAGAGCATCGACCCGCTGGACAACACGCCTCGCGTCCATGACCCGGCGGCGCTGAAGGCGGCGGGCGTGCCCAACATCGACCCGGCCCGCGTGGGCGCGTGGGTGGACTACCCGCTCCAGCGGCGCGAGCTGCGGCCCGTGATGAACGGCGTGGCCTGGCAGCCGGCGCACCTGCCGGTGATGCAGAAGGTGGCCGCGCAGGAGATTGGCGACCTGTACTACGCCTACCTGAGCGCGTACCGCGACCAGGTGCTCGACTACTACATCGAGGCCACCGACTCGCGCGGCAACGTGACCCGCAGCGAGATCCAGTCCGTCTACGTGGGCGCGGGCCGGTACCGGCTGGAGGGCGGCAAGTACATCGAGGACCTCAACGGCACCGTGACGGGCACCTACCCGTTCCTCCGCGTGGACACCACCGCGCCGTCCGTCCCCACGGGGCTCGCGGCGACGCGCACGGACCGCTCGGTGACGCTTGGCTGGACGGCCTCCACGGACAACGTGGGCGTGACGGGCTACCTCGTGTTCCGCAATGGCACGCAGGTCGGCACGCCTGCGACGACGAGCTACACCGACAGCGGGCTCACGGCGGGGACCGCATACAGCTACACGGTGAGGGCGCGCGACGCGGCGGGCAACACGTCCGCGGCGAGCAGCGCGCTGTCCGTCACCACCCTGCCCCCGGACACCACGGCGCCGTCGGCGCCCTCGGGGTTGAGTGCTTCGGGCGTCACCAGCTCGTCGGTGGTGCTCGGCTGGACGGCCGCCACGGACAACTACGGCGTAAGCGATTACCTCGTGTTCCGCAATGGCACCCAGGTGGCCGCGCCCACGGCGACGACGTACACGGACACGGGGCTGTCCTCGAGCACGGCGTACAGCTACACCGTGAAGGCTCGCGACGCGGCGGGGAACACCTCGGTCGCCAGCGCGGCGCTCTCCGTCACCACCGGCCTGGGGTACACGACGACGGTCTATTACAAGAAGGGCTTCACGACGCCGTACCTCCACTACCGCCCCGCGGGCGGCACGTGGACCACCGCTCCCGGCGTGCTCATGCCGGACGCGGAGGTGGCGGGCTACGCGAAGTACACGGTGAACCTGGGCTCCGTGCAGCAGTTGGAGGCTGTCTTCAACAACGGCAGCGGGACGTGGGACAACAACAACGGGAGCAACTACCTGTTCCCTGCGGGCACCTCCACGTTCAACGCCGGAGTCATCACGGCGGGCGGCCCGGTGAATGACACGACCGCGCCCACGGTGCCTTCAGGGCTCACGTCCCCGTCGAAGTCCGCGACGACGGTGTCGCTGAGCTGGACCGTGTCCACGGACAACGTGGGCGTGACGGGCTACCTCGTGTTCCGCAATGGCACACAGGTCGGTACGCCCACGGCGACGACGTACACGGACAGCGGGCTGTCCTCGAACACGGCCTACAGCTACACGGTGAAGGCTCGCGACGCGGCGGGCAACACGTCCGCGGCGAGCACCGCGCTCTCCGTCACGACGAGCACGGGCAATACCGCGACCGTCTATTACAAGAAGGGCTACGCCACGCCGTACCTCCACTATCGCCCCGCGGGCGGCACGTGGACGACGTCGCCGGGCGTGGCCATGGCCACGGCGGAGGTCGCGGGCTACGCGAAGTACACGGTGAGCCTGGGCTCGGCCACGCAGCTGGAGGCGGTCTTCAACAACGGCAGCGGGACGTGGGACAACAACGGCGGGCTCAACTACTTCTTCCCCGCCGGCACCTCCACGTTCAACGCGGGGAGCATCACCTCGGGGGCTCCGTCGCTGGACACCACCGCGCCGTCGGTGCCTACGGGCCTGGCGGCACCTTCGAAGACGGCGACCACCGTGTCGCTGACGTGGACGGCGTCCACCGACGCCAGCGGCATCGCGGGCTATGACGTGTATCGCAATGGTTCGCTGGTGGGCTCGCCCACGACGGCGGGCTACACGGACACGGGGCTGACGGTGGGCACGGCGTACAGCTACACCGTGCGGGCCCGGGACACGGCGGGCAACGCGTCCGCGCTGTCCTCGGCGCTCTCCGTCACCACGTCCACCAGCGGCGCCACGGTGACGTTCAACGTCACGGCGAGCACCGTGATGGGACAGAGCGTGTACGTGGTGGGCAGCGTCGCCGCGCTGGGGAGCTGGAGCCCCGCGAGCGCCATCCTGCTGTCCGCGGACAACTACCCCACGTGGGGCGCGGCCGTCGGGCTGCCGGGCTCCACGGCCATTGAGTACAAGTTCATCAAGAAGGACGCCGCCAACAACGTCACCTGGGAGAGCGGCGCCAACCGCACCCTGACGACGCCGGCCACGGGCAGCACGACCGTGAACGACACCTGGCGCTGA
- a CDS encoding JmjC domain-containing protein, translating to MKRIFEAVGSPLQFDRESFRCRHSLLGHPALELENLAGVVQRLPSDNVFFSSGLLPKDADFDRAHVDYRTGLSLKDTVENMMTSNSYIMLRAPEQDPSFHELYRALLSEVEDLMRAQGVGTRAVDPMLYLFIASPNSVTPFHLDRYSTLLMQFRGTKAVHISKAWDEAVVPAADLEAFVARSGSKVSYRETFDQTATRYTFGPGDALHIPFVAPHYVKNGPDDVSVSLSIIFNTRETARHLRALRANHALRRRLGPLGYQPVPVNRFLPLDHVKSGMERVVRRARGLLPA from the coding sequence GTGAAGCGCATCTTCGAAGCCGTCGGGTCGCCGTTGCAGTTCGACCGTGAGTCCTTCCGGTGCCGTCACTCGCTCCTGGGGCACCCCGCGCTGGAGCTGGAGAACCTGGCGGGCGTGGTGCAGCGGCTGCCTTCGGACAACGTGTTCTTCAGCTCGGGGCTGTTGCCCAAGGACGCGGACTTCGACCGCGCGCACGTGGACTACCGCACCGGCCTGTCGCTGAAGGACACGGTGGAGAACATGATGACGAGCAACTCGTACATCATGCTCCGCGCGCCGGAGCAGGACCCCAGCTTCCACGAGCTGTACCGCGCGCTCCTGTCGGAGGTGGAGGACCTGATGCGCGCGCAGGGCGTGGGCACGCGCGCCGTGGATCCGATGCTGTATCTCTTCATCGCGTCCCCCAACAGCGTCACGCCCTTCCACCTGGACCGCTACTCCACGCTGCTGATGCAGTTCCGGGGCACCAAGGCGGTGCACATCTCGAAGGCGTGGGACGAGGCGGTGGTCCCCGCCGCGGACCTGGAGGCCTTCGTCGCGCGCTCCGGCTCCAAGGTGAGCTACCGGGAGACGTTTGATCAGACAGCCACGCGCTACACGTTCGGCCCGGGGGACGCGCTGCACATCCCCTTCGTGGCGCCGCACTACGTGAAGAACGGCCCGGACGACGTCTCCGTGTCGCTGTCCATCATCTTCAACACCCGCGAGACGGCGCGGCACCTGCGCGCGCTGCGCGCCAACCATGCGCTGCGCAGGCGCCTGGGGCCGCTGGGCTACCAGCCCGTGCCGGTGAACCGCTTCCTGCCGCTGGACCACGTGAAGAGCGGCATGGAGCGCGTGGTGCGCCGGGCGCGGGGCCTGCTGCCCGCCTGA
- a CDS encoding sigma 54-interacting transcriptional regulator, whose translation MVLRVLSGAEAGKAHPLKQGTYMVGKAPTCDIVLSDKAVSRQHLKLEVHDEHVLATDLGSHNGSFVEGLRFTAMELRPGSVITLGTTELKLVPEDTRERSLPLSSRESFGALVGHSRKMREAFTVLERLAPGGADVLIHGETGTGKDLCAEAIHQQSPRAKGPFVIVDLAGVPSTLIESELFGHVKGSFTGAQADRAGAFERAQNGTVFLDEIGELPLDLQPRLLRVLERRQVKRVGGNDYFTVNVRVVAASHVNLEQAVNQGKFRRDLFHRLAVLRVTLPALRERPEDIPFLIDHMLKQMGRPPGALSDQTRALLMQYPWPGNVRELRNVVEQVVNLGEEALPDLEASSGADGRKGPDLDLPFKEAKEHLIEVFERDYLKNLIERCEGNISRASREADIDRVYLRKLLRKHGLDPSGDP comes from the coding sequence ATGGTGCTCCGGGTGCTTTCCGGGGCGGAGGCCGGCAAGGCCCACCCGCTCAAGCAGGGGACGTACATGGTGGGCAAGGCCCCCACGTGTGACATCGTCCTCTCCGACAAGGCCGTCTCCCGCCAGCACCTGAAGCTGGAGGTGCACGACGAGCACGTCCTCGCCACGGACCTGGGCTCGCACAACGGCTCGTTCGTGGAGGGCCTGCGCTTCACCGCCATGGAGCTGCGCCCCGGCAGCGTCATCACCCTGGGCACCACCGAGCTGAAGCTGGTGCCGGAGGACACGCGCGAGCGCTCGCTGCCCCTGTCCTCGCGCGAGAGCTTCGGCGCGCTCGTGGGCCACAGCCGCAAGATGCGCGAGGCCTTCACCGTGCTGGAGCGCCTGGCGCCCGGCGGCGCGGACGTGCTCATCCACGGCGAGACGGGCACCGGCAAGGACCTGTGCGCGGAGGCCATCCACCAGCAGAGCCCGCGCGCCAAGGGCCCCTTCGTCATCGTGGACCTGGCGGGCGTGCCCTCCACCCTCATCGAGTCCGAGCTCTTCGGCCACGTGAAGGGCTCCTTCACCGGCGCCCAGGCCGACCGCGCGGGCGCCTTCGAGCGCGCGCAGAACGGCACCGTCTTCCTGGACGAGATTGGCGAGCTGCCCCTGGACCTGCAGCCGCGCCTGCTTCGCGTGCTGGAGCGCCGGCAGGTCAAGCGCGTGGGCGGCAACGACTACTTCACGGTGAACGTGCGCGTGGTGGCCGCCTCGCACGTGAACCTGGAGCAGGCCGTCAACCAGGGGAAGTTCCGCCGAGACCTCTTCCACCGGCTCGCCGTGCTGCGCGTCACGCTGCCCGCGCTGCGCGAGCGCCCGGAGGACATCCCGTTCCTCATCGACCACATGCTCAAGCAGATGGGCCGGCCGCCCGGCGCGCTGTCGGACCAGACGCGCGCCCTGCTCATGCAGTACCCCTGGCCCGGCAACGTGCGCGAGCTGCGCAACGTGGTGGAGCAGGTGGTCAACCTGGGCGAGGAGGCCCTGCCGGACCTGGAAGCCTCCTCTGGCGCGGACGGCCGCAAGGGCCCGGACCTGGACCTGCCCTTCAAGGAGGCCAAGGAGCACCTCATCGAAGTTTTCGAGCGCGACTACCTCAAGAACCTCATCGAGCGCTGCGAGGGCAACATCTCCCGGGCCTCCCGCGAGGCGGACATCGACCGTGTCTACCTTCGGAAACTCCTGCGCAAGCACGGGTTGGATCCGTCCGGGGACCCTTAA
- a CDS encoding 2Fe-2S iron-sulfur cluster-binding protein produces MAKVRHESAWYPLEPGETVLDGLLRQGVQVPHACRAGACQSCLMRATSGAVPEAAQVGLKDTLKARGYFLACACRPREGTALEVAGAAELRVPARVVDLESLSGDVLAVRLEVEAPLDYRAGQYVTVVRADGLARSYSLASLPREGRLELHVRLVPGGAMSGWFARDVRPGERMHLQGPAGDCFYVPGQPEAPLLLAGTGTGLAPLYGIVRDALEAGHTGPIHLFHGALEPRGLYLVDALRALASRHPNLHYRPLVLSGGGGDVEEGPLEARILASLPKRPVGWRAFLCGNPEAVLSLRKKLFLTGFSLKDIHADAFLPSTPRAGPVAGAA; encoded by the coding sequence ATGGCGAAGGTACGGCATGAGTCCGCGTGGTACCCGCTGGAGCCCGGAGAGACGGTGCTGGACGGCCTGCTGCGCCAGGGCGTGCAGGTGCCGCACGCGTGCAGGGCGGGGGCCTGCCAGTCCTGCCTGATGCGGGCCACTTCGGGCGCGGTGCCTGAAGCGGCGCAGGTGGGGCTCAAGGACACGCTCAAGGCGCGCGGCTACTTCCTCGCGTGCGCCTGCCGCCCGCGGGAGGGCACGGCGCTGGAGGTCGCGGGGGCCGCGGAGCTGCGCGTCCCCGCGCGCGTGGTGGACCTGGAGTCGCTCAGCGGCGACGTGCTCGCGGTGCGGCTGGAGGTGGAGGCGCCGCTCGACTACCGCGCCGGGCAGTACGTCACGGTGGTGCGCGCGGACGGGCTCGCGCGCAGCTACTCGCTGGCGAGCCTGCCTCGCGAGGGCCGGCTGGAGCTCCACGTGCGGCTCGTGCCCGGGGGCGCCATGAGCGGCTGGTTCGCGCGGGACGTGCGGCCCGGGGAGCGCATGCACCTGCAGGGCCCGGCCGGGGACTGCTTCTACGTGCCCGGGCAGCCGGAGGCGCCGCTCTTGCTCGCGGGGACGGGCACGGGGCTCGCGCCGCTGTACGGAATCGTGCGGGACGCGCTGGAGGCGGGGCACACCGGGCCCATCCACCTGTTCCACGGGGCCCTGGAGCCGCGCGGGCTGTACCTCGTGGATGCGCTCCGGGCGCTGGCCTCGCGCCACCCGAACCTCCACTACCGGCCCCTCGTGCTGTCCGGAGGCGGTGGGGACGTGGAGGAGGGGCCCCTGGAGGCGCGCATCCTGGCCAGCCTCCCCAAGCGTCCGGTGGGCTGGCGGGCGTTCCTCTGCGGCAATCCCGAAGCGGTGCTATCCCTGCGCAAGAAGCTCTTCCTCACGGGGTTCTCCCTGAAGGACATCCACGCGGATGCCTTCCTGCCCAGCACCCCGCGAGCAGGGCCCGTCGCCGGAGCCGCCTGA
- a CDS encoding RrF2 family transcriptional regulator — MHLTLHADYSLRVLMYLAARPGRPSSTQEMADAYGISKHHLVRVVQTLAQQGDVEVRPGRAGGVLLAKAPGDIRLGRVVRAAEPDFHLVECFDRERNTCPIAPACGLKGVLAEARDAFLATLDKYSLEDLLRRSRPGLSDLLLTPAAPRG, encoded by the coding sequence TTGCACCTGACCCTTCACGCCGACTACTCGCTGCGCGTCCTCATGTACCTGGCGGCGCGACCGGGCCGGCCGTCGTCCACGCAGGAGATGGCGGACGCCTACGGCATCTCCAAGCACCACCTGGTGCGCGTGGTGCAGACCCTGGCGCAGCAGGGCGACGTGGAGGTGAGGCCGGGGCGCGCGGGCGGCGTGCTGCTGGCGAAGGCCCCGGGGGACATCCGGCTGGGCCGGGTGGTGCGCGCGGCCGAGCCGGACTTCCACCTGGTGGAGTGCTTCGACCGCGAGCGCAACACCTGTCCCATCGCGCCCGCGTGCGGCCTCAAGGGCGTCCTCGCGGAGGCGCGCGACGCGTTCCTCGCCACGCTGGACAAGTACTCGCTGGAGGACCTGCTGCGCCGCTCCAGGCCCGGCCTGTCCGACCTGCTGCTGACGCCCGCCGCGCCGCGGGGGTAG